GATCGCAATGGTTTTATATTGACGTGATAGATAAGCGGCCGCCCCTTGCTGAATCGCCTCAGCGATCTCCATCATTTTGGCGTTGCCAGTATCTTGCTTGAGAATCCAGGTTCGCATGACAAACCCGTAGATCACTGCTAGTACTCCACAGATCAATGCAAAGTACAACCCGTATGTGACATTAATCATGCTGCATAACTCCCTTAATGAAATTCATCATGTATTGCCTATATTTAGGCTAAATCATAGTCCAGGGCTGAAAGCCTTAAAATAGGACTTGTTTAGCCCTCAAAGTATCCAACAGATTTTGATCTTTCCTGCTTTGCTAAGATCAGGGTAATTACTGAGCAGGCTGGTTTATTTGATTAATTTGGAGCATGTATGAGTCTTGACAACGTCACCCCCGGTAAAAAGATCCCAGAAAACTTTAACGTCATCATTGAAATCCCAATGAATGCCGACCCCATCAAATACGAGGTCGATAAAGAAACTGGGGCGATCTTTGTGGACCGCTTCATGGGTACGGCCATGCACTATCCCTGTAACTATGGCTATATCCCCAAAACCATTGCCGGCGATGGCGACCCCGTAGATGTCTTGGTGATTACGCCCTTTCCATTAATCCCTGGAGTGGTGGTGAGTTGTCGCGCCCTTGGCGTTTTACAAATGCAAGATGAAGCGGGTGATGATGCCAAACTCTTGGCCGTTCCAGAAGATCGCATCTTATCGATTTATAGCCACTGGGAGAGCTCAGACGATATTAATCAAATGCGTCTTCAGCAGATACAGCACTTCTTTGAACACTACAAAGATCTAGAAAAGGGTAAGTGGGTCAAGATTAAAGGTTGGGGATCCATTGCGGATGCCCAAAAAGAAATCCTTGAGGGCATTGATCGTTATCAGAAAGAGAAAAAATAACGATGTGCTCCAGTAGGGTGCTGAGGTAAGTAAGGTGGGAGATCGTTCTCCAATAAAAATCGCCTTGGCACAAATCAATCCTCTTTTGGGGGATTGCAGTGCCAATGCAGAACTCATCTATCAAGCAGCCAAGGATGCTCATGGTCACGGCGCATCCCTACTCCTAAGTCCTGAGTTGTCGCTAACCGGCTACCCCCCCGAAGACTTGCTCTTACGTCCAGCCTTCATTGCCGATACACAAAGAGTCTTGCATCATTTATGTGCACGTTTAGCAGTGTTTCAGGGTTTAGCGGTCATTGTGGGACATCCCAGTCAAGATGCTTTGGGATTGCACAACACGGCTTCAGTATTACAAGATGGTCAGGTAATTGCGAGCTATCACAAACAGGTCCTACCCAATCATGAGGTGTTCGATGAGAAGCGCTACTTTGTAGCTGGTAATGCACCGTGCGTGTTTACCCACCAGGGCTTAAAGCTAGGGGTCTTACTATGTGAGGATATTTGGCATGCAGAGCCTGCAGCAAATACCAAGAAAGCTGGTGCAGAAGTATTACTGGTTCTAAATGCCTCGCCCTATCACCTTGAAAAAGACAATACCCGTTTAGCTGTTCTCAAAGAACGCACCCAAGCCACTGGTTTGGCAGTTGTCTATCTCAATATGGTGGGCGGTCAAGATGAACTGGTGTTTGATGGTGGCTCATGCGCCCTAAACGCAAAGGGTGAATTGGTTTTGGCCATGCCTCAATTTAAAGAAGCGCTTGCCGTTCTCACAATCCATGATGGCCAACTCTTGCTCGGTGAAATTACTCCGCCCCTAACGCTTGAGGCTCAGGTCTACTTGGCCTTGGTTTTGGGTACGCATGATTACGTTTATAAAAATCGATTTCCGGGTGCCATCATTGGTCTATCAGGGGGCGTCGACTCTGCTTTAGTGCTAGCGATTGCCGTTGATGCTTTAGGTGCTGACCAAGTGCGTGCAGTGATGATGCCATCGCCTTACACGGCAGAGATCTCATGGATCGATGCGCGCGAGCTTGCTAAAAACTTGGGGGTGCAATACGACGAGATCCCAATTAGTCAACCCGTTGATGCGATCGAAAATGTTTTGCGTAATCAGTTTGCCAATCTCAAACCCGATGCTACGGAAGAGAATATCCAAGCGCGGGTACGAGGCACCCTCTTGATGGCGCTCTCCAACAAGACCGGACGACTGGTACTCACCACGGGCAACAAGAGTGAGATGGCCGTAGGCTACTGCACCCTTTATGGTGATATGGCCGGTGGCTTTGCGGTCATCAAAGATATTGCCAAGACTCTGGTGTACAAACTCTGTCACTACCGCAATCAAATCCAAGAGATTATTCCGGAGAGGATTCTGACCCGCGCGCCCTCGGCTGAGTTGCGCCCTAATCAAACCGATCAAGATAGCTTGCCAGCCTATGAAGTGCTTGACGCTATCTTGATGCGTTATATGGAGCAAAACCAATCCAGCGCTGAAATTATTGCGGCTGGCTATGAGGCCGAAGCAGTGTCTAAAGTGACCCGCTTAATCCAACTCAATGAATACAAACGCCGTCAGTCCCCACCCGGTGTGCGGATTACAGCAAGAGCGTTTGGACGAGACTGGCGCTACCCCATTACTTCTGGAGCAAAGCTCTAGGCCTTAAAACCTTGGGGATATATCCCCCTCCCCATTCCTTGAGTATGATTGGGTCAAAAGGAGACTTTTATGAAACTCATTACATCCATTATCAAACCCTTTAAGTTAGATGAAGTGCGTGAGGCCTTGGCTGAAATTGGCGTGACTGGCTTAACGGTCACTGAAGTGAAAGGCTTTGGACGCCAAAAGGGTCATACTGAACTTTATCGCGGTGCTGAATACGTAGTCGACTTCTTACCCAAAGTGAAAGTAGAGGTTGTGGTTCCAGATGATCGCCTAGACTCCGTCACGGAAGCGATTGTTAAGGCAGCCCGCACAGGCAAGATTGGGGATGGCAAGATTTTTGTGAGTCCTATCGAACATGCAATCCGAATTCGGACGGGTGAACAGGATGATGCGGCAGTCTAGATTGTTCTAGAAAGGAACTTCTTCCAAAGTAATGCTCTTCGCATTTTGATCCTCAACCCGAACTTTGTATCCTTGAAAAAAGATATCTGCTTGGGCAAGCCCCGAGGTCATCAGCACAAAAGGCGCTTTACCAAAAAATGAGTGCGAGCCGTTTACATCTAGAGACTTTTTCTCAAGCTTTCCAGTCGCGTCTTTGACGCACACCACCTGCTTGATCTTCGTTGATATATAGATCATGTTTCCCGCCTTAGAAGGGCTTGGGGATCGATAAGTAGTCTGATTAGCATCAAGGGCGGGGCAGTTTTCAGAACTTGTGCTGGGAGCCACAGCAGCTACTGCTGGAACAGCGGCAACAGTAGTAGGCGGTGGGCTAGTCACTGAGGTAGGGCTAAGCGGAGCATCCTCTTTCTTTGCCGAACTATTGACGGTATTTTCAATCGATTCTGTTGGTAACTTGGCAACGATCGGTTCAGCATTCTTATCTTTTGCTGGTAGATCAATATTCAAAACGATAGCCACCACAATTGCAGCAAGCGCAAAGAAAGCATACTTAGTCTTTGATGGCTTCACTTCTTTTTCTTCAGTGGGAGGCTCAAAGCGTTCAAGACGCTCTGGCGTTTTTTCTACCACAGGGGGAACTGGTGGAGCTGCCGGAATAGATTGAGGCTCTGGTAAATTAGACTGCTCTGATTGAATAGGCTCTTCAGACGATTGGATATCCTGAACTAAGTCAGGACCAAAATCAAATACCTCTTCGAATGGAAGTCCCAAATATTCAGCGACTCGTTTGGTCGCGGAAACCTTAATCGCTAATGAATAAAAATGGCTTCGTTCACCACACTCGATTTGCTCAATTTGCTTTACAGAAAAACAAAGGTCTTTCGACATTTTAGGAATTGAGATTCCCTTAGCTTCGCGAGCCTTTTTAATAAAATCCGCACGAATATCAGGTAGTTTGTGATCGTTAGCCACTATGTCTCTTTTTGTATAAATATCAGATATTTAGATACTTTATGGATTACTTCAAATATAACCTAAATTTATTATCCAAACTATGTTCTTTAGGGCTAATTTAGCTCTAGGTGGTATCGAACGAGGTCCTGAAGTGAACTGGCCCTCATTTTTTCCATTACGCGCGCTTTATGGACCTTAATGGTCGCATCGGTTGTGCCCAGTCTCTCTGCTATTTCTTTATTCATAAGCCCCTCTACTAGCAAGGCACAAACCTCTTTTTCTCTGGGGGTCAAGGTATTAAAGTTCTTCTTGATCTCGCTAACTTTTAATATTCGCTTAAATTGCTTTTGGTCATATTCCAAGGCATCTCGGATTGCATTTAATAGCTCCTCGAGATTAAATGGTTTAAATAAGAAATCTAAGGCTCCTTTCTTTAGCCCTTTTACGATCTCTTGAGGATGGCTTTGACCACTTAAAAAGATAATTGGAGTTGTAAATCCTATTTTTTCTAAGCGCTCCATCAAGTCCAAACCGGTGATATCAGGCATTTGCATATCGAGCAAAATAACTGCGGGGCAGACCAATTTATTACTGGTTAAAAATGAGGATGCGCTCTGATAGTCGTAGACCAAATAACCTACGTCGCGCAACATTCGAGATAAGGAACTGCGCATTGAATCGTCATCGTCAATTAAATAGACTGTGCCAATTAAATTAGATTTGACATTCATGCTGCAAACCGTTGATGGGATGGATTCATTTTTAGCAATTTAACCATCTCGTGGTGCTTAAGATATTAGCCTTACAGCTAATGATGAGCAATCTCTTAAAATGGCATCTTTAATAGAAAACCCAGAAATTACCCATGAAAACCTATTTATGCATTGTTTGTGGCTTTATTTACGACGAAGCTAGCGGCCGCCCTGAGGATGGCATCGCTCCTGGAACAAGCTGGGATCAAGTCCCATCAGACTGGGCCTGCCCAGACTGTGGAGCAGGCAAGGATAGCTTTGAAATGATGGCAATTTAGGCAATTCTTACTTCCCCCCTTCACAGCAAGCCCAGAATGGTTTCATCTGGCAAAATAAGCCCTTCCCAAGCCCTTTGACCTTTCTTAGAGAGCCAATTACATGTCAAACAGCAACTCATCCTCACCTAAGCGTCTAAACGAGCGCTCCCGTATGGTTACAGAAGGGGTGGCAAGAGCACCTAATCGCTCGATGTATTACGCCATGGGCTACAAAGAAGAGGATTTTGTGAAGCCTATGGTGGGCGTTGCCAATGGCCACTCCACGATTACGCCTTGCAATAGTGGTTTACAGAAATTAGCCGATGCAGCAATTGCTGCACTGGAATCCTCAGGGGCTAAGGCCCAAGTTTTTGGCACTCCAACGGTATCGGATGGTATTGGCATGGGCACCGAAGGCATGAAGTACTCCCTTGTCTCACGCGAAGTGATTGCTGACAGTATTGAGGTATGCGTTAATGGTTTATGGCAAGACGGTGTGGTGGTGATTGGTGGTTGCGATAAAAATATGCCTGGTGGCATGATCGCTCTAGCACGAACCAATGTACCGGGTATCTATGTCTATGGTGGCACGATTAAAGCGGGTCACTACAAGGGCAAAGATCTCAATATTGTGTCTGCCTTTGAAGCCGTTGGCGAATTTACGTCTGGACGATTGACCAAAGAAGACCTCAAAGGGGTCGAGCAAAACGCCTGCCCAAGTAG
This genomic interval from Polynucleobacter sp. UK-FUSCHL-C3 contains the following:
- the ppa gene encoding inorganic diphosphatase, which gives rise to MSLDNVTPGKKIPENFNVIIEIPMNADPIKYEVDKETGAIFVDRFMGTAMHYPCNYGYIPKTIAGDGDPVDVLVITPFPLIPGVVVSCRALGVLQMQDEAGDDAKLLAVPEDRILSIYSHWESSDDINQMRLQQIQHFFEHYKDLEKGKWVKIKGWGSIADAQKEILEGIDRYQKEKK
- a CDS encoding NAD+ synthase; the protein is MGDRSPIKIALAQINPLLGDCSANAELIYQAAKDAHGHGASLLLSPELSLTGYPPEDLLLRPAFIADTQRVLHHLCARLAVFQGLAVIVGHPSQDALGLHNTASVLQDGQVIASYHKQVLPNHEVFDEKRYFVAGNAPCVFTHQGLKLGVLLCEDIWHAEPAANTKKAGAEVLLVLNASPYHLEKDNTRLAVLKERTQATGLAVVYLNMVGGQDELVFDGGSCALNAKGELVLAMPQFKEALAVLTIHDGQLLLGEITPPLTLEAQVYLALVLGTHDYVYKNRFPGAIIGLSGGVDSALVLAIAVDALGADQVRAVMMPSPYTAEISWIDARELAKNLGVQYDEIPISQPVDAIENVLRNQFANLKPDATEENIQARVRGTLLMALSNKTGRLVLTTGNKSEMAVGYCTLYGDMAGGFAVIKDIAKTLVYKLCHYRNQIQEIIPERILTRAPSAELRPNQTDQDSLPAYEVLDAILMRYMEQNQSSAEIIAAGYEAEAVSKVTRLIQLNEYKRRQSPPGVRITARAFGRDWRYPITSGAKL
- the glnK gene encoding P-II family nitrogen regulator gives rise to the protein MKLITSIIKPFKLDEVREALAEIGVTGLTVTEVKGFGRQKGHTELYRGAEYVVDFLPKVKVEVVVPDDRLDSVTEAIVKAARTGKIGDGKIFVSPIEHAIRIRTGEQDDAAV
- a CDS encoding helix-turn-helix transcriptional regulator, giving the protein MANDHKLPDIRADFIKKAREAKGISIPKMSKDLCFSVKQIEQIECGERSHFYSLAIKVSATKRVAEYLGLPFEEVFDFGPDLVQDIQSSEEPIQSEQSNLPEPQSIPAAPPVPPVVEKTPERLERFEPPTEEKEVKPSKTKYAFFALAAIVVAIVLNIDLPAKDKNAEPIVAKLPTESIENTVNSSAKKEDAPLSPTSVTSPPPTTVAAVPAVAAVAPSTSSENCPALDANQTTYRSPSPSKAGNMIYISTKIKQVVCVKDATGKLEKKSLDVNGSHSFFGKAPFVLMTSGLAQADIFFQGYKVRVEDQNAKSITLEEVPF
- a CDS encoding response regulator encodes the protein MNVKSNLIGTVYLIDDDDSMRSSLSRMLRDVGYLVYDYQSASSFLTSNKLVCPAVILLDMQMPDITGLDLMERLEKIGFTTPIIFLSGQSHPQEIVKGLKKGALDFLFKPFNLEELLNAIRDALEYDQKQFKRILKVSEIKKNFNTLTPREKEVCALLVEGLMNKEIAERLGTTDATIKVHKARVMEKMRASSLQDLVRYHLELN
- a CDS encoding rubredoxin; translated protein: MKTYLCIVCGFIYDEASGRPEDGIAPGTSWDQVPSDWACPDCGAGKDSFEMMAI